The nucleotide window AGATGCTCCAAATTTGATTCAACCCGGGAGTGACCGGCTTCCTTTTGCGCAAGATTTTGAGGGGGTTCAACCCGATGATTATTTCGTTGATATGTCAGAGCAAAAATTGGGGAGTTTAGAGTTTATTGTATTACACACTCCGGGGCATTCTCCCGGGAGCGTTTCCCTCTACTTCCAAAATGAGGGGGTCCTATTTTCAGGGGATACTTTATTTAAACATGGGATGGGGAATCTCAATTTGCCCACATCTGAACCTGCAAAAATGCATGAGTCATTAATAAAATTAGCTCAGTTGCCACTTGAGGTTCGAGTTTATCCGGGACATGGAGATCCGACGACAATAGGCGAAGAGAGCTGGCTTAAAAAACTTTAACACCAAATATAAAACAATAGGGAGACCAAGCAATGACAAGTATGTTAGTAGGAAAAAAAGCACCGGTATTTTCAGCAGTTGCAGTCCAAAAAAATCACTTTTTAGAAAATTTTTCTCTTGATAATTTAGAAGGCAAATATATTGTTTTTTTCTTCTATCCACTTGATTTTACATTTGTCTGCCCCACGGAGCTTCATGCTTTTCAAGAAAAACTTCCTGAATTTGAAAAGAGAAATGCTCAAGTGATTGGATGTTCTGTTGATAGCCATTTCTCTCATGCTGCATGGTTAAATACGCCTAAGTCTCGTGGTGGAATTGAGGGGATCACATTTCCCATTGTCTCGGATATCAGTAAGAATATCTCAAGAGATTATGCAGTATTATCTGAATCCGAAGGTGTTGCTTATAGAGGATTATATATTATTGATCGCTCAGGAATTATTCGGCATCAGTTAATTAATGATCTCCCTTTAGGCCGTAGTGTTGAAGAAGCCTTGAGAACACTTGACGCGCTGCAATTCTATGAAGAACATGGGGAAGTATGCCCTGCAAACTGGCATAAAGGTGAAAAAACTATGAAGCCGGATCAAGAGGGTTTAGTGACTTATTTTGCTATATAGAAATAAATCTTAAGGGAATCAAAATGATCCCATGGATCCAAAGTTTGTGAGATAATCATAGAGGTCTTTTTCTGAACCGATCATGATGCATCGTTTTTTTTCACAAACTTGTGTGCATTCGTTGAGAATTAATTCATCTCCAACTCCGGGAAGAGCTATAGCAGCTAAGTTCCATATACTTTGATCGTCTTCGATCATTTTTAGTCCAATCATATAGTCTTTTAAACTATAGCCCTCTTCTTGGACACGGATGAAGACTAGATTCCTTTGATACATGAGCAGTTGAATGGCAATATCCATGGCTTGACTATTTTCTGTGGGGTTGCCCAACGTCTCATTCAATTGAGGTAAAGTTTTAAGATAGTGTAATGTATGGAATGATCCCCTTTCTGCTTCGCCAAAAAGAACAATGGTTAATTTTTGCATATATATACCGAGATAAATTGAAGAATTGGTTTTTATCTTCGCCGGCATCTTCGACTTTTCACCCTTAATTTTTTGACCTATCTTCAATAGGATCAAAAAATTAATCCGGCTAAAGCCTGATAAAAATTCGAAGCGCTGATCTTTGCTAAAACCCCAATTCTTCAACTCATTTCGGTATATCTCATTTCGGTATACCT belongs to Simkaniaceae bacterium and includes:
- a CDS encoding MBL fold metallo-hydrolase, which produces MSSIQSALFTSSTLSIYKVTGGPFETNTYIVSDHEKNTAIIDPTFDCSKTVCGIILNHALNVKALYITHSHFDHIAEAAFFKRKYHIPVWVHRLDAPNLIQPGSDRLPFAQDFEGVQPDDYFVDMSEQKLGSLEFIVLHTPGHSPGSVSLYFQNEGVLFSGDTLFKHGMGNLNLPTSEPAKMHESLIKLAQLPLEVRVYPGHGDPTTIGEESWLKKL
- a CDS encoding peroxiredoxin, whose product is MTSMLVGKKAPVFSAVAVQKNHFLENFSLDNLEGKYIVFFFYPLDFTFVCPTELHAFQEKLPEFEKRNAQVIGCSVDSHFSHAAWLNTPKSRGGIEGITFPIVSDISKNISRDYAVLSESEGVAYRGLYIIDRSGIIRHQLINDLPLGRSVEEALRTLDALQFYEEHGEVCPANWHKGEKTMKPDQEGLVTYFAI